AGGGGCGATGGTGTTGATCGGTATTGATCCGCACAAGGCGTCACACACCGCGGTGGTGATCGACCGCGATGAGCATGAGCTGGCCCGGCTTACGGTCCGTGCGAGCCGCGGGCAGGTCGTTGAGCTGCTGGCGTTCGCTGCACCGTTCACCGAACGGACCTGGGCCATCGAGTCCGCGGGCGGTCTGGGGTTCTTGCTGGCTCAGCAACTGGTCCGCGCCGGCGAGGACGTGATCGACGTCCCGGCGACGTTGGCGGCCAAGACCCGCCTGCTCGGGTCCGGGCGCGGGTCCAAGAACGACCCCAACGACGCCTTGTCGACCGCGGTCGCAGCGTTGCGTGATCGGCGGCTGCGCCCAGTGCTGGCTGAGGACCCGGCGATGGTGCTGCGGCTGCTCGCCGACCGGCATCAGGATCTGACCAGCCTGCGGACTCAGGCGGTGTGCCGGCTGCATGCTCTGTTGGCGGCGTTGACCCCTGGCGGGGTGCAAAGGCGTTTGTCAGCAACGGCTGCGGCCGCGTTCTTGGCCAAGGTCCACCCCGACACCATGGTCACCACCGCGCGTCGGGCGATGGCCGCCGACCTGGTCGCCGATGTGCGCCGCCTGGACAAGGCCATCGCCGAGGTCAAGGCCCGCACGGTAGCCG
The sequence above is a segment of the Actinomycetes bacterium genome. Coding sequences within it:
- a CDS encoding IS110 family transposase; amino-acid sequence: MVLIGIDPHKASHTAVVIDRDEHELARLTVRASRGQVVELLAFAAPFTERTWAIESAGGLGFLLAQQLVRAGEDVIDVPATLAAKTRLLGSGRGSKNDPNDALSTAVAALRDRRLRPVLAEDPAMVLRLLADRHQDLTSLRTQAVCRLHALLAALTPGGVQRRLSATAAAAFLAKVHPDTMVTTARRAMAADLVADVRRLDKAIAEVKARTVAAVTASGTTVTDLYGVGPVIAALLIGHTGDITRFPSSGHYASYNGTAPIEASSGPKVRHRLNPRGNRQLNHALHMAAVTQIRGDNPGRDYYRKKIAEGKTTREARRALKRKISDAVYRQLLADTRN